The following are encoded in a window of Clostridium thermarum genomic DNA:
- the araD gene encoding L-ribulose-5-phosphate 4-epimerase, with translation MLESLKQAVLEANLELPKRGLVTYTWGNVSGIDRNAGLIVIKPSGVPYEELKLEHLVVLDLDGNKVEGKLNPSSDTATHLVIYKNFKEVGGIVHTHSRWATIWAQAGKSIPALGTTHADYFYGEIPCTRVMTDAEIQGEYEKETGKVIVETFEGKNPIFVPGVVVNNHGPFTWGKDAHEAVHNAVVLEEVAMMAYHTCALTPDIGQINQALLDKHFLRKHGANAYYGQK, from the coding sequence ATGCTGGAAAGTTTAAAGCAGGCTGTCTTGGAGGCTAATTTAGAACTGCCAAAGAGGGGTCTCGTTACTTATACTTGGGGTAATGTCAGCGGCATAGATAGAAATGCCGGTCTCATAGTTATTAAACCCAGTGGGGTTCCTTATGAGGAATTGAAGTTAGAACATTTAGTAGTACTGGACCTTGATGGAAATAAGGTAGAAGGTAAACTGAATCCTTCATCAGATACCGCTACCCACCTTGTAATTTATAAAAACTTTAAAGAAGTTGGCGGCATTGTTCATACCCATTCCAGATGGGCTACAATCTGGGCTCAGGCAGGCAAGAGTATTCCTGCTCTTGGAACCACTCACGCAGATTACTTCTATGGAGAAATCCCCTGTACAAGAGTAATGACCGATGCTGAAATACAGGGCGAATACGAAAAAGAAACCGGTAAAGTAATTGTTGAAACCTTTGAAGGTAAAAATCCTATTTTTGTTCCCGGCGTTGTGGTAAATAACCACGGACCTTTTACTTGGGGCAAGGACGCCCATGAAGCTGTACACAATGCAGTGGTATTAGAGGAAGTTGCCATGATGGCTTACCATACCTGTGCACTGACACCGGATATAGGCCAGATCAATCAAGCTTTACTGGATAAGCACTTTTTAAGAAAACATGGTGCAAATGCTTACTATGGGCAAAAATAA
- a CDS encoding GntR family transcriptional regulator translates to MTDADKPKYQKLRDYIIETISSGKIKAGEKFYSENELAEHFEISRSTVRQAIGELVNEGWLYRVQGKGTFVYRQPLQNSDKVKTIAVVTTYLNDYIFPSIIRGIDSVLSVNSYNMLLSCTGNQYQKERLCLENLLNQNISGLIVEPTKSALPNPNIDLYKKFADLGIPVLFMHGSYRELDSSYIVEDDNEAGYLATKHLIELGHKNIGGIFKIDDIQGHYRFAGFQRAQREADLEILDSLVMWYETNDLSEKIDISNHQLENLLCQSSALVCYNDQIAVKVMDVIRKKGLKVPEDISLVSFDDSQLALASEVKLTTVAHPKEALGCEAAKSIINMIERKQDYYALKFKPELVLRNSTQQKSS, encoded by the coding sequence ATGACAGACGCGGATAAACCAAAGTATCAAAAACTGAGAGATTATATTATAGAAACCATCAGTTCAGGTAAGATTAAGGCAGGTGAAAAATTCTACTCAGAGAATGAGCTGGCTGAACACTTTGAAATTAGCCGAAGTACCGTAAGGCAAGCAATAGGTGAGCTGGTTAATGAAGGTTGGTTATACCGAGTTCAGGGTAAAGGTACCTTTGTATATAGGCAGCCTCTTCAAAATAGTGATAAGGTAAAGACAATTGCAGTTGTAACTACCTACCTAAATGATTATATCTTTCCTTCTATCATAAGAGGTATAGACAGTGTTCTGTCAGTTAATAGCTACAATATGCTCCTGAGCTGCACAGGTAACCAATATCAAAAGGAACGCTTATGTCTTGAAAACCTCTTAAATCAAAATATAAGCGGTTTAATAGTTGAACCTACAAAAAGTGCCTTGCCCAACCCCAATATAGATTTGTACAAAAAGTTTGCAGACTTAGGCATTCCTGTGCTTTTCATGCACGGCAGCTATCGGGAATTGGATTCTTCTTATATAGTTGAGGATGACAATGAAGCAGGTTATCTGGCCACCAAGCATCTCATAGAGCTAGGTCACAAAAATATTGGCGGAATCTTTAAAATAGATGATATTCAGGGTCACTATAGGTTTGCAGGTTTTCAAAGGGCTCAAAGGGAAGCTGACCTTGAAATTTTGGATTCACTGGTTATGTGGTATGAAACTAACGATCTCAGCGAGAAAATTGATATAAGTAATCATCAATTAGAAAACCTCTTATGTCAAAGTTCTGCACTGGTATGTTACAATGATCAAATTGCCGTTAAGGTTATGGATGTTATAAGAAAAAAAGGCTTAAAGGTTCCGGAAGACATATCACTGGTTAGTTTTGATGATTCTCAGCTAGCCTTAGCTTCAGAGGTAAAACTGACAACAGTGGCTCACCCGAAGGAAGCCCTAGGCTGTGAAGCTGCAAAGTCAATTATCAATATGATTGAAAGAAAACAAGACTATTACGCTTTAAAGTTTAAACCGGAATTGGTTCTGCGTAATAGTACACAGCAAAAATCATCATAA
- a CDS encoding xylulokinase, giving the protein MSDIRNSIINGKTVLGIELGSTRIKAVLIGEDNSPIASGSYQWENSYIDNIWTYSLEEVWKGIQDSYQEMAREVKQKYGVTLDTIGAIGFSAMMHGYMVFNKEGDLLVPFRTWRNTITEKASAELTKLFNYHIPQRWSIAHLYQAILNGEKHVADIDFQTTLAGYVHWKLTGKKVMGIGEASGMFPIDISTKDYNKYMIRQFNELIEDKNLPWKLEDILPKVLLAGENAGVLTEEGAKLLDVTGQLKAGIPICPPEGDAGTGMVATNSITKRRGNVSAGTSVFAMVVLEEDLKKAYEEIDLVTTPTGNLVAMVHSNNCTSDLNAWVGIFREFAETMGMEVETDKLFATLYNKALEGDADCGGLLAYNYLSGEHITHFEEGRPLFVRSADSKFNLANFMRVNLFTSLGALKTGLDILLKEEGVKVDEMLGHGGLFKTKGVGQKIMAAAINAPVSVMETAGEGGAWGMALLASYMLNKSANETLDDYLNNKVFTGQVVTKAEPDLKDVEGFDEFMKRYTKGLAIERAAVDFL; this is encoded by the coding sequence ATGAGTGATATCAGGAATTCCATTATCAACGGTAAAACAGTACTGGGTATTGAACTTGGCTCAACTAGGATTAAGGCGGTATTAATTGGTGAAGATAATTCACCTATCGCTTCCGGCAGCTACCAGTGGGAAAACAGCTATATAGACAATATCTGGACCTATAGCCTGGAGGAAGTTTGGAAAGGTATACAGGATAGTTATCAGGAGATGGCTAGGGAGGTGAAGCAAAAATACGGCGTTACCCTTGACACCATTGGCGCCATAGGCTTTAGCGCCATGATGCACGGCTATATGGTTTTTAATAAAGAAGGCGACCTTTTAGTCCCCTTCCGTACCTGGCGTAACACTATTACTGAAAAGGCTTCCGCAGAGTTAACAAAACTTTTCAACTATCATATACCCCAAAGATGGAGCATAGCACATCTTTACCAGGCTATTTTAAACGGAGAAAAACATGTGGCTGATATTGACTTTCAAACAACCCTAGCCGGATATGTACATTGGAAGCTAACCGGCAAAAAGGTTATGGGTATCGGTGAAGCCTCAGGCATGTTCCCTATAGATATATCAACAAAAGACTACAACAAGTACATGATCAGGCAATTCAATGAATTAATTGAAGATAAAAACCTACCCTGGAAGCTTGAGGATATACTGCCCAAGGTCTTATTAGCCGGTGAAAATGCAGGTGTTCTCACCGAGGAAGGAGCAAAACTTCTCGATGTTACGGGCCAGTTAAAGGCAGGTATTCCTATATGTCCTCCAGAGGGAGATGCAGGAACAGGTATGGTCGCAACCAACAGTATTACAAAACGTAGGGGTAACGTTTCAGCAGGAACTTCTGTTTTTGCCATGGTGGTACTGGAAGAAGATCTAAAAAAAGCCTATGAAGAGATAGACTTAGTTACAACCCCTACCGGCAACCTTGTAGCTATGGTTCACAGTAATAACTGTACTTCGGATCTCAATGCATGGGTTGGTATATTCAGAGAATTTGCCGAGACAATGGGTATGGAAGTTGAGACGGATAAGCTCTTTGCAACACTTTATAATAAGGCCCTTGAAGGAGATGCAGATTGCGGCGGCTTATTGGCCTATAACTACTTATCCGGTGAGCATATAACTCATTTTGAAGAAGGACGTCCCTTGTTTGTTCGTTCAGCAGACAGTAAGTTTAACTTAGCTAACTTCATGCGTGTAAACTTATTTACGTCCCTGGGTGCCTTGAAAACCGGTCTGGATATTCTTCTGAAGGAAGAAGGGGTTAAAGTTGATGAAATGCTAGGTCATGGCGGCTTATTCAAAACTAAGGGTGTGGGCCAGAAGATCATGGCTGCAGCTATAAATGCCCCTGTTTCTGTCATGGAAACTGCCGGTGAAGGTGGCGCTTGGGGCATGGCCTTACTTGCTTCCTATATGCTGAACAAATCAGCAAATGAAACACTGGATGATTACTTGAATAATAAGGTTTTTACAGGTCAAGTTGTTACAAAGGCTGAACCTGATCTCAAGGATGTAGAAGGCTTTGATGAGTTCATGAAGCGTTACACTAAAGGACTTGCAATTGAAAGAGCTGCCGTGGATTTTCTCTAG
- a CDS encoding aldose epimerase family protein has translation MSITKRFYGNTADGTAVDIFTLKNSKGITAEITNFGGVIVSLMVPDKNGKVEDIVLGFDKLADYEKKGPYLGAAIGRYANRIGGAAFELNGIQYKVDNNEGENHLHGGFKGFDKVVWQAEVVNNNGTEALELTYRSKEGEGGYPGNLDVKITYSITEDNELRIDYHAVSDKDTVVNLTNHSYFNLSGHNSGDILGHKVMLNADKFTPTDKASIPTGELADVKGTPMDFTIMKPVEQDIHADFQQIQNTKGFDHNWVLNTNGNLKEKAAEVVDENSGRVMEVYTTKPGVQLYTGNFLEESPVVGKGGYVYRNHSGLCLETQYFPDSPNKNNFPSAVLKAGDEYKHTTIYKFSVID, from the coding sequence ATGAGCATTACAAAGCGCTTCTATGGAAATACTGCCGACGGAACAGCGGTGGATATATTCACATTAAAGAATTCAAAGGGAATTACTGCTGAGATAACAAACTTTGGAGGAGTTATTGTATCTTTAATGGTACCCGATAAAAATGGAAAAGTTGAGGATATAGTGCTTGGATTTGACAAGCTTGCTGATTATGAAAAGAAGGGACCATATTTAGGGGCTGCTATAGGACGTTATGCCAACAGAATTGGTGGAGCTGCCTTTGAATTAAACGGAATTCAATACAAGGTTGATAATAATGAAGGTGAAAATCACCTCCATGGGGGTTTTAAAGGCTTTGACAAAGTTGTATGGCAGGCAGAGGTCGTTAACAATAACGGAACTGAAGCTCTGGAGCTGACTTATAGGAGTAAAGAAGGAGAAGGTGGATATCCAGGTAACCTTGATGTAAAAATCACTTATAGCATAACGGAAGACAATGAACTGCGAATTGACTACCATGCAGTTTCAGATAAAGATACAGTTGTTAATTTAACCAATCATTCATATTTCAATCTATCAGGCCACAATTCAGGCGATATCCTAGGACATAAGGTAATGCTCAATGCAGATAAATTTACACCAACGGACAAAGCCTCCATACCAACAGGAGAACTGGCAGATGTAAAGGGTACACCTATGGACTTTACAATAATGAAGCCTGTAGAACAGGATATACATGCAGACTTCCAGCAAATCCAAAATACTAAGGGCTTCGATCATAATTGGGTGTTGAATACCAATGGAAACCTTAAGGAGAAGGCTGCAGAAGTGGTAGACGAAAATAGTGGAAGAGTTATGGAAGTATATACTACAAAGCCAGGAGTTCAACTATATACGGGTAACTTCTTAGAGGAAAGTCCCGTTGTGGGCAAGGGAGGCTATGTTTACCGCAATCACAGCGGCCTTTGTCTTGAAACTCAATACTTCCCGGATTCACCAAATAAGAACAATTTTCCTTCTGCAGTACTAAAAGCAGGGGATGAATATAAACATACTACTATCTATAAGTTTTCAGTTATAGATTAA
- a CDS encoding LacI family DNA-binding transcriptional regulator gives MATTIRDIAKLAGVSISTVSRVISDSPRISDETKKRIREILKETNYVPNSTAKQLVMKSNFNIGFLFNSHSSNVLVDFYFYNMIGGLQSVVLSNNYELTICDFSYLDPSENLLERFVYNRKVDGVILHVSMVNAEIISKLNEIDFPYVIIGNPNIDIESTWVDFDNTTAGELACERLYERGYKKVAFIAGSKEEVISNQRIEGYKKCLKKLKVEVDPQYIINTMGTDVDGYESLKKLLSLESPPDAVISINNYTAFGAIRAINELSIKVPEELGVIAFDNFPLAPYISPALTSIDIDTFKLGERASELLMEKVKNSCKHHKYEKIVPNIILRVSDARK, from the coding sequence TTGGCAACAACCATACGAGATATAGCTAAGCTTGCAGGGGTCTCCATATCTACAGTATCCAGGGTAATCAGTGACAGTCCCAGAATTTCCGATGAAACAAAGAAAAGGATACGGGAGATATTGAAAGAGACGAATTATGTGCCCAACAGCACAGCTAAACAGCTAGTTATGAAAAGTAATTTCAACATAGGTTTTTTGTTTAACTCACACAGCAGTAACGTGCTGGTGGACTTTTACTTCTATAACATGATAGGTGGACTGCAAAGTGTTGTCTTATCCAATAATTATGAATTGACCATTTGTGATTTCAGCTATTTGGATCCTTCAGAGAACTTGTTGGAGCGCTTTGTTTATAATAGAAAAGTAGATGGTGTAATCCTCCATGTATCTATGGTAAATGCTGAGATTATATCAAAACTCAACGAAATTGATTTTCCCTACGTGATAATAGGAAATCCTAATATAGATATTGAGAGTACATGGGTAGATTTTGACAATACTACCGCAGGAGAATTAGCCTGTGAACGGCTGTATGAAAGGGGCTACAAGAAGGTAGCTTTTATAGCGGGATCAAAGGAAGAGGTAATTTCAAATCAGCGTATTGAAGGCTATAAAAAATGCTTAAAAAAGTTGAAGGTTGAAGTAGATCCTCAATATATCATCAATACTATGGGAACAGATGTGGATGGCTATGAGTCTCTGAAAAAACTCCTAAGTCTGGAGTCACCGCCGGATGCTGTCATTTCCATAAATAATTACACTGCCTTTGGTGCTATAAGAGCAATAAATGAGTTATCTATAAAAGTTCCTGAGGAGCTAGGAGTCATAGCTTTTGACAATTTCCCACTGGCACCGTATATTTCACCGGCACTTACATCCATAGATATAGACACCTTTAAACTTGGAGAAAGAGCCAGTGAGTTATTAATGGAAAAGGTTAAAAATAGCTGTAAGCATCATAAATATGAAAAAATAGTACCAAATATCATTTTACGGGTTTCAGATGCCCGCAAATAA
- a CDS encoding glycosyl hydrolase — MRKTRKKLLTASCLTLSMLLSAFTNGVAVKAATVSVGLGSYTDTAPSGLALPPSTIYKTSNLTGAIPTTSWESSVLWTQYSEPMFAHPLSYKASSSGLEVGRPVGGGGGIAYFYGHTVDYKMQMSNATTFADAKAEKVTDWTTDIVMANGANNFKATLVKGSPYTYYTFTGGNPRLVFNSTPTVFYGNSGTQYLGITVNGKNYGLFAPAGATWSGIGTSTITCNLPAGKTYFSTAVLPDSSSAAFSYFQARAYAFVTDTKVSWTFNEAASVLTTTFTFTTTAKEGSNLDTIIALYPHQWRNNTAISPLTYTYPSIRGQMKTISGRSFTTTYNYNGILPNLPDNGTYNKATLNSYVEEVKNEPNPLSATDTYWNGKQLGKIAQILPIAEQVGNTSAATYFLNLLKSNLENWFKYNAGEGSRYFYRNDQWGTLIGVEPSYGTNDQINDHHFHYGYFINAAAHIALRDKTWASSSNWGGMVNLLIKDIANWDRNDTAYPFLRGFDPYEGHSWASGHSLFADGNNQESSSEAINAWQSIILWGEATGNKTIRDLGIYLYTTEVQAINNYWFDIYNDIFHPSYGHEYASMVWGGKYTHEIWWAGTAAEVHGINFLPITGGSLYLGTDPNYVKKNYDELYREMGNAEPDKWQDIIYSYLALYDPALALSKWNGNISPEAGETKAHTCHWIHNLNGMGTPDFTVRANTALYAVFKKGTTKTYVAYNPANTAKTVTFTDGYVLNVPANSMATSNGSTTPPVNNYTTIPGKIEAENYNAMSGVQTESCVEGGLNVGWIDTGDWMDYNINVPTAGTYTVSYRVASTSAAGSIQLRNGAAVLATTVVPNTGDWQAWTTVTATVNLTVGNQTLRLYAASGGFNVNWIQFDAGSNNGGGQSGDFNYSFAKQSSSTARITFTPTYGTSSYVILHYIVNNGTQLNVYMTSSGSSWIYDITGLSSGATVKYQFTYVKGGAQYDSAWYTNTF, encoded by the coding sequence TTGAGAAAAACAAGAAAAAAGCTACTCACTGCATCCTGTCTTACCCTATCTATGCTGCTTAGTGCTTTTACAAATGGGGTGGCCGTAAAGGCTGCCACCGTTAGTGTAGGTCTGGGCAGTTATACCGACACTGCACCCTCAGGCCTAGCACTGCCGCCCTCAACTATTTACAAAACCTCAAACTTAACAGGGGCTATACCTACTACCAGTTGGGAGAGTTCAGTACTATGGACTCAATATTCTGAACCGATGTTTGCCCATCCACTTAGCTATAAGGCATCTTCTTCAGGATTAGAAGTAGGAAGACCAGTTGGCGGTGGAGGTGGGATAGCTTACTTCTACGGACATACTGTTGATTACAAAATGCAGATGAGCAATGCAACAACCTTTGCTGATGCAAAAGCGGAGAAAGTTACTGACTGGACAACGGATATTGTAATGGCTAACGGCGCAAATAATTTTAAGGCTACTCTTGTCAAAGGAAGTCCATATACTTATTACACTTTTACAGGAGGTAATCCAAGACTGGTATTCAATTCAACTCCAACAGTATTTTACGGGAACTCCGGAACCCAGTATCTTGGAATAACCGTCAATGGTAAAAACTATGGTCTGTTTGCTCCTGCAGGAGCTACCTGGAGCGGAATAGGTACAAGTACCATAACCTGTAATTTACCGGCAGGCAAAACCTATTTCTCAACTGCTGTATTACCGGATAGCAGCTCGGCTGCTTTCTCCTATTTTCAGGCCAGAGCTTATGCCTTTGTAACGGATACAAAAGTCAGCTGGACCTTTAATGAAGCGGCCAGTGTGTTAACTACCACCTTTACTTTCACAACCACCGCTAAAGAAGGTTCAAACCTTGATACCATAATAGCCTTGTATCCCCATCAATGGAGAAACAACACTGCAATCAGTCCTTTAACATATACCTACCCCAGCATCCGAGGTCAAATGAAAACTATTTCAGGCAGAAGCTTTACCACAACCTATAACTATAACGGTATACTCCCTAATCTTCCGGACAATGGCACCTATAACAAAGCAACTTTAAACAGCTATGTAGAAGAAGTTAAAAATGAACCTAATCCATTAAGTGCTACAGATACCTACTGGAATGGAAAGCAGTTAGGAAAGATAGCACAAATACTTCCTATAGCTGAACAGGTAGGAAATACATCTGCGGCGACCTACTTCTTAAATCTTTTAAAGAGCAACCTGGAAAACTGGTTTAAGTATAATGCCGGCGAAGGTTCCCGTTATTTCTATAGAAATGATCAATGGGGAACCCTGATTGGGGTAGAACCAAGCTACGGTACCAATGACCAAATAAATGACCATCATTTTCACTATGGGTATTTTATAAATGCAGCAGCCCATATAGCTTTGAGAGACAAGACCTGGGCATCAAGCAGTAACTGGGGTGGAATGGTTAACTTATTAATAAAAGATATAGCAAACTGGGATAGAAATGATACCGCATATCCATTCTTGAGAGGCTTTGATCCATATGAAGGACACTCCTGGGCATCCGGACACTCACTATTTGCAGATGGAAATAATCAAGAGTCTTCTTCTGAAGCAATCAATGCTTGGCAGTCCATCATTCTTTGGGGAGAAGCCACTGGAAATAAGACCATAAGAGATTTGGGTATTTACCTTTATACCACAGAAGTTCAAGCTATTAATAACTATTGGTTCGATATATATAATGATATCTTTCATCCAAGCTATGGACATGAATATGCATCAATGGTATGGGGAGGAAAATATACTCATGAAATATGGTGGGCAGGAACAGCGGCAGAAGTTCATGGAATAAACTTCTTGCCTATAACCGGAGGCTCCCTATACTTAGGTACAGATCCTAACTACGTCAAGAAAAACTATGACGAGTTGTACAGAGAGATGGGTAATGCGGAACCGGATAAATGGCAGGATATTATCTACTCATACCTGGCCCTATATGACCCAGCCCTTGCACTAAGCAAATGGAATGGAAACATATCTCCGGAAGCCGGTGAAACAAAAGCTCATACCTGTCATTGGATTCATAACCTGAACGGTATGGGAACTCCTGACTTTACGGTTAGGGCAAATACCGCCTTATATGCAGTGTTTAAGAAGGGGACTACTAAGACTTATGTGGCCTATAACCCAGCTAACACTGCTAAAACTGTAACTTTCACCGATGGCTATGTCTTAAATGTACCTGCAAATTCTATGGCTACATCTAATGGTTCAACTACTCCGCCGGTAAATAACTATACAACTATACCTGGAAAAATAGAGGCTGAGAACTATAATGCCATGAGCGGAGTTCAAACGGAAAGCTGTGTAGAGGGCGGATTAAATGTAGGCTGGATAGATACCGGTGACTGGATGGATTACAACATCAATGTTCCTACAGCTGGTACCTATACAGTATCCTACAGGGTAGCAAGCACCAGCGCAGCAGGTTCCATACAGCTTAGAAACGGAGCTGCAGTTTTGGCCACAACAGTGGTACCAAACACTGGAGACTGGCAGGCATGGACAACAGTAACTGCAACAGTTAACCTAACTGTGGGTAATCAGACATTGAGGCTATATGCAGCATCCGGCGGCTTCAATGTGAACTGGATACAGTTTGATGCCGGCAGCAATAACGGTGGCGGTCAGTCTGGAGATTTTAATTACTCTTTTGCTAAACAAAGCTCCAGTACTGCAAGAATAACCTTTACTCCAACCTACGGCACTTCAAGTTATGTCATACTTCATTACATCGTAAACAATGGAACACAGCTGAATGTTTATATGACAAGCAGCGGCAGTTCATGGATCTATGATATTACCGGTCTATCCTCAGGAGCTACAGTAAAATACCAGTTTACCTATGTTAAAGGTGGCGCCCAGTACGACTCTGCTTGGTATACGAATACCTTCTAA